The Cyclopterus lumpus isolate fCycLum1 chromosome 6, fCycLum1.pri, whole genome shotgun sequence genome contains a region encoding:
- the hyal6 gene encoding hyaluronoglucosaminidase 6 — protein MKPARAPLIPHRPFVVVWNAPTESCRLRFKVDLDLSVFDIVANLNETLSGPNVTIFYHSHLGYYPYYSNSGVPINGGLPQNQSISKHLSKARADIDKLIPHKDFRGLGVIDWENWRPQWVRNWGTKDIYRNKSMEQIWKLHPNWPESKVEKEAKEDFERAGQTFMNLTLALAEGRRPDGLWGFYLFPDCYNYGYKQHPQRYTGECPNVEHVRNDHLMWLWKESTALFPSIYLDYELKSSSNTVKFVHYRVKEAMRIASIARTDFTLPVFVYSRPFYAYTFVVLSESDLVHTIGESAALGASGVVLWGSSEYARSQRNCLTVKKYIDGPLGHYVINVTSAAKLCSKALCKKNGRCVRKSLDSGAYLHLNPRFFHIRHDPAPEGPRFHVRGHLDRHDVLDMKHKFTCQCYQGWTGVYCEMPQAPPPPRPENGLLGDILLLLSLHYPCFCVIMFLGLCLVIKCLML, from the exons ATGAAGCCGGCCCGGGCGCCTCTGATCCCTCACCGGCCTTTTGTCGTTGTGTGGAACGCTCCCACTGAGTCCTGCCGCCTTCGATTCAAGGTGGACTTGGACCTCAGTGTTTTCGACATCGTAGCGAACCTCAACGAAACCCTAAGCGGACCAAACGTCACCATATTCTACCATAGCCACTTGGGATACTACCCATACTACTCCAACTCCGGGGTCCCCATCAACGGTGGGCTGCCGCAGAACCAGAGCATCTCCAAACACCTGAGCAAGGCCCGGGCAGACATCGACAAGCTAATCCCCCACAAGGATTTCCGAGGCTTGGGTGTCATCGACTGGGAGAACTGGAGGCCCCAGTGGGTCCGAAACTGGGGCACCAAGGACATCTACCGCAACAAGTCCATGGAACAGATTTGGAAACTTCACCCGAACTGGCCGGAGAGCAAAGTGGAGAAGGAAGCGAAGGAAGATTTCGAGAGGGCCGGGCAGACCTTCATGAACCTGACCTTGGCCCTGGCTGAAGGTCGTAGGCCGGACGGGCTGTGGGGGTTTTACCTGTTCCCAGACTGCTACAACTACGGGTATAAGCAGCACCCGCAGCGGTACACAGGCGAATGCCCCAACGTGGAGCATGTGCGCAACGACCATCTGATGTGGCTTTGGAAGGAGAGCACGGCCCTCTTCCCGTCCATCTACCTGGACTACGAGCTCAAGTCCTCCTCCAACACGGTCAAGTTTGTCCACTACCGGGTCAAGGAAGCCATGAGGATCGCGTCCATCGCCCGcacggacttcacgctgccggtGTTTGTCTACTCCAGACCTTTCTACGCCTACACCTTTGTGGTTCTTTCCGAG AGCGATCTGGTTCACACCATCGGGGAGAGCGCCGCCTTGGGGGCGTCGGGCGTCGTCCTCTGGGGATCGTCAGAGTATGCACGATCGCAG AGGAACTGCCTGACCGTGAAGAAGTACATCGACGGCCCGCTGGGCCACTACGTCATCAACGTCACCTCCGCCGCCAAGCTGTGCAGCAAAGCGCTTTGCAAGAAGAACGGCAGGTGCGTCCGCAAGAGCCTGGACTCGGGCGCGTACCTGCACCTGAACCCGCGCTTCTTCCACATCCGCCACGACCCGGCCCCCGAGGGGCCCCGCTTCCACGTCAGAGGCCACCTCGACCGCCACGACGTCCTGGACATGAAGCATAAGTTCACCTGCCAGTGCTACCAGGGCTGGACAGGCGTTTACTGCGAGATGccccaggctcctcctcctcctaggCCTGAGAACGGCCTGCTGGGAGATATCCTGCTGCTCCTGTCGCTCCATTACCCCTGTTTCTGTGTCATCATGTTCCTGGGACTCTGCCTGGTTATCAAGTGTCTGATGCTGTAG